The genome window tcataatcatcaatgacaataaaaaatttaagcacAAAACAAGCATtaaactcaatcaaaagttatcaatcatagacaaaaattatcaaaagtaatcaatcaaagacaagtgacctgttggtatcatttgatattacttgttaggcttgttgatcaagtggcctttgctTGTTGTCTctataaatcacatattcactatcttggggagaaatatgaataatctTGGATGAAttccatgtgtttggagaaattgctatcactATATCCactttgctcttctccgttttcatagtctttcatcatgatacccagacttatgattttattctctaaatcacttgaagaatttatgaCATATCTTCCTAAGTGATGtatcctttcttttatttcttctctttgaaattcctcttgtcagatttttcattcttcttttgaagacaggacaattgaatctcacgTGCCCAGATTGATCGTAttcagcattttggggctaaggaggaatcttcttgatgcaagctccattggagcttgtaggcctaggatcttcttcatcaatggattcctttgcttcttggaagatgaatggcagcggaatggagaaagggagagagagaggagacgccacttcaaggagaagatgagtctagaagaagctcaccaccataggaggtcatggataagagcttgaaggaagaaggagatgaatgaagggagagggagagaagagcacgaaattttgtgctctaaatgagctttgaaatctgaagtttaatattcaaatcatcaaagttgaaaaaaatgcacacacatgacctctatttatagcctaagtgtcacacaaaattggagggaaattcaaatttcacttgaatttgaaattgaatttgtggagccaaactttggagccaaaatttcactaattatgattagtgaattttagttatggttcagcccactaatccaagattaattccaagattctccactaagtgtgcttaggtgtcatgaggcatgaaaagcatgaaggacatgcacaaagtgtgactatatgatgtggcaatggggtgtagtaagcaaatgctcacctccccctctaaaatttaattggattgggcttctaccaattcaattaaatttatttccaaccacacacatcaaatatccacttagtgcatgtgaaattacaaaactacccctaatacaaaaactagtctaggtgccctaaaatacaatggctgaaaaatcctatatttctagggtaccctacctacattatggagccctaaatacaaggcccaaaaataatgaaaccttaatctaatatttacaaagataagtgggctcgtacttagcccatgggcccgaaatctaccctaaggctcataagaaccctaaggcccaatctacttggagttttctatccaatgcccttgcggggtaggattgcatcacttcttatttcttctttcatcatcatcttctttcttctatagtttttttttatatgtagttgtatttctctctaccattgtaggaataaaggaatctaattcaatggcttctcatatctttaaatctatggcttctttaaagatctgcattcgggttttccaatactgataaccctcaccattgaacatatgagcttattgatagaatttccctcaggaaatggaaagttggatgaggccatatctatccttgaagtttttaaactttagacaagaatcctactctgataccacttgttggaccttgtggcctcaataatcttaagagggataagCTTAGAGTGCAGAAGAAGTAgtgcaatcaatttaataatgttctttaaacatgcaaggaaaaactgattgcaataacataaatgagataagggaagagagaatgcaaacacagtttacACTGGTTCGGCAAATTTCGTGCCTATGTCcaatactcaagcaacccacttgagattttcactatctttgtaaaatcctttacaacttctaaaccacacagggacaacccatcccttgtgttcaggaatccttacaactcaagagaccctcggtcccttaatcaatcttatTGAATGagaataaagaaagaagaattctttcttgaagagaaggatattacaatgaagatccatggatgaactcttaatggatttgcaagtgtttgcccaagagttcttgagagagcatttggcaatgaagttctcttggaatctctctcattttcttttgagaggataagacattttggaccaaaaaaactcttttttaaaattcgtgcccaagtcacctatttataggcctttgatggccattcacaaatccagtgaaaagatgtgactgttggcatgttttctgaaaattctccactggtaatcgattaccatgtttgtgtaatcgattacacagttataatttaaaggttcatgacttttgaatttgaatttcaggagtttcgttgctggtaatcgattacaaacatatggtaatcgattacatgttgaaaattcaaattcaaaacccttttcaacagctatttctcaaccctgtcttctggtaatcgattaccagagccttgcatgtcttgaaagtactttgttttaaggcaaggcttgatctttgagttaatcttgaagcaaggctttgtttgttgaagcaatcttgtattaatcttgaagccatgcttatcctttgaagctactttgtttgattcttctttggcatcatcaaaatcatgtatacatacattcacagtaAACTGTGAAAAACACAAATCACAGATCTTAGTTTATTTTAACCTTAAAAAATTTGCATCGTTAACAAATTGGAACCCACTATATGTTGCTTGCAAGTTATTTACTATCTGTCTCATATCACCGTCAGCTATGAAAATGATGGCTTCAAGTCCTTCAAGAACATAGTGAACCTTTAACAAGAACACAATTCAATATGTATTTCCTCAATATTATTGAAACCAAATAAATGGAAACCAGCCTTATCAAATAGCAGCTAGGGTGCTATGGCATGGCACTGTTCTCATTGTGGCTCATGGCAGCTATAATGGAAATTCTAACATATATCATTAGTGATATAGATAAATAAGCAAGAATAATAATGAATTtagaagtaaaaaattaatcaaatatatcaGCACTAATTACTAAAAAGCATATTTTCATGGCAcactaaaaacaattttataatcaTAGAAGCTATTCCTGACCATTTCACCTTGCCAATGACAAGAATCTTTGAAAACAATTTATGATAAAGAACCAAAAATGGTGGAAACCTCATAACATATTATCTGCAAactaaaatgagaaaataagaATAACATATCTTCCTATAACATTTAGTTGCTATATATTATCTGCAAACCTTTTTACTACTATATCACATAGCAGCaacacaaccaaggaggcaagtaATCAAATATTTTAGAGCATCACAATTTTAAGCTCAAAAGGAATAAAGGGAATTGGTTAGATACTACCAAATAACCAAACACCTTAAACTTGTCAATATACTTAAAAAGGATATTTTGCAAACCACTACCTATGGCTATAAATAGGCTATTATTGGGCTAGCTAGCTTGTGTCTGAAAAACAAACCAAACAGACTATTGCATCATCTAAAATCTCTCAAATGACTTGAAGTCCCtcaaatgtaacaaaaaaaaccaTCAAGTTTGTTGCCACAGAAAAATCAGCTTGTTAAAATGTCATATTCTACTTTaagaattttcaaattaatatatcacATATCATCCAAAAACATGAAGCAAGTCAAAGTCCAAGTAGTGCATTTCTAAGGTCCCATACATTACTAatcagaagaaaaatattttttcaataaaaaaagtgtCAATACTATTCGAATACCCTTTTATTTAGTTAACAAGGTACaacaaaaatatacaataatcCTAACTAGTAAACcttccaaaatcaaaattctttatttagtttttttcccaaatatacaacaataaacATTGTACAAcacaagatgaaaaataaattaagattggCTTAATTGATCTGAGTTGACTTCTACTCTAACACACATAATGTTGGTATAAGAACATGGGACTAACATTGTTAactagattaaattaaattaccatGAAGACCCCCCTATTAGCTTCATCCAATATCACTATCTTGTGCCTCCTCGGGGTTAGCTTGACTTTCTTCTAAGCAAACAACTTGATCTTGTTCCTCACAACATAAATTCCTCTATAACCAAAAGTGAAAGGATAAACTAACAAGAATTCAtccaaaattgaaaatggaatcgacaaattacaaaaatgtaCCTATCATCTAAAGCGTTTAGTTCAAGAAAAGCTTCCTTGCAATTTGGTCCTCCAAGAAGCTCGTGCATGAGGGCGAGAATGCTAATGGTTTTTATGGTTCCGGGAGGACCCTAAAATGGGAGGGTTAGAACttaggataaaaaaattgagaaagagGAAATAGTTAATTTGAGGGATGAAATGAGAGACGTACCGATAAAACAAGATTGGGCATGTTTGTGGAAgaaatgtcttccaaggttattttgatgatgccaaagaatcaagagttaagaatcaagattcaagaataattaagatcaagattcaagaatcaagagaagactcaatcaagataagtactaaaaattttttccaaaacattgagtagcacaagaagttttcacaaaatcattaccaaagagtttcactctctagtaatcgattaccagaaggtagtaatcgattaccagtgttttaaaacgttagatttcaaatttcaagagtcacaacttgtgtttaaacagttttaaatcattttaaacttgtgtaatcgattatacaatacttgtaatcgattaccagagcttctaaatgttttgattttcaaaatttaaactgaggagtcacatttgttgatgtgtaattgattacaccttaatgataatcgattaccagtgattgatttcgaaaaataaatttccaaaagtcacaattcttcaagtgacttgtttctgaagattttttcaaaagtctcaactttttaagtgactagttttcaaaagagtcacaatttttaaagggtgactagttttaaagaaattgccaagagtcacaaactttaacttgagtcatcaggtaattataaatatgtgaccatggcatgaatttcatatcaatctttcaatatctttcaacactttcaacataactttttaattcatttctcttcatctttctaaaattttttgtttaacactttctcttccaagaaaagttctttgttaaaaaacttgtgttattcatctttttcattcacttctccctttgccaaaagaatagaaggactaacggcctgaattcttttgtatctctcttctccctttgccaaaagattcaaatgaCAAAccatttgagaattcttttaattcttcccttccccttaagcaaaagatttcaaaggactaaccgcctgagatatcttttgtttccccttacaaagattcaaaggactaaccgcctgagaattctttgtcccaacacattggagggtacatccttcgtggtacaagtagagcgtacatctacttgggaaTTGTtatactaagaacaagagagggtacatctcttgtggatcagttcaagtggagggaacatccacttggtttttcaaagagaacaaggaagggtacatcccttgtggatctttggcttgtaaaggattttacaaggttgaaagaaatctcaagaactacaggttgcttggggactggatgtaggcacggtttgtggccgaaccagtataaatcttatgtttgtcttcttcttccctatactctttaatttccgctgtttacttttaattatcgcttttacttttggttaagtttccatttctgttctttactttcttaacttagtagtaaaagcctaattgaatctagtaacattaataatgatagatttttaattagtcaagacacgttcataattaattcaacccccccttcttaattattccgaggtcacttgatccaacaatgtTGTCATCACAAGTGATGACTTGGAGCCTGGAGACAGCATCCTCGTTGCTGATGATGTTGACGACCTTGTTGGGATGATACTTTTCTACCCATGGCACGTCGTAGGCTTTGGAAACCCTCATTTAGTTGAGCATGAGCTCGTCGATGGTGAGAGGCTGTTTCAGCTTTCCTTGGCCTGAACTGAAGCCAGGGCTCTTTCTGGAGGCCAAACCTAACGATTTCAGGCCGAAGGCCATCTTGACCTTGCTGGCGACGGTGGAGGTGATGGATCTTTGGAGCGTGGGTGAGATAGGCAAGTTTTGACTCGGCAAATTGGTAGAGGATTGGTTGGCAGCAAAACTGAGAAGCTTTCCAGAAGAGGAGTGGCACACGGTGAAGAAGATCTTGTAGGAGATCCCAGAGGCTGGCCGAGCGAAGATGGAAGGTCGGCGGCGACAGTGAGGTTGGTGGGCTTGGGAGGCATTATCGACAATCACGTGGAGTCTCTCTTAGAGCGGCCCAATGAGAGGTCTCTGAAGGGATGAGCCATTGTTGCAAGAGagataaagaagagaaaaagagagagcgaGAGCAACCGTGAAAGAGTGAGAATGAATGGGACAAAGAAGacaaacaataaaagaaagaagacaGCATCAGATTTTACAAAAACTGACATTAACATTAAAACCCAAcattagttattaaaaaatcaatattaacatAGTAATGTTAAAATCGATTTTTCAATAACGGTTaacattttatgaaaaatcgatgttaacatcaatttttttcaataatcgatgttaaagtATTGATATTGAAAGCATTCTTTCTATTAATAAGTGTTTCCTTTAGTGATGGAAAACATAATGATTTGCTTGTCGTTTTCAATCAAGGTACTAATAAGATAAGTACGACTACTAAGGATACAAATCCCTCCGGCATGGCCTCTGGCCTCTTGAAGAAAAATGACCTTATAACCCATCGAATCCTAAAAATTTGGACAAGAGAACAGCGAGTCTCATAAAAAGAGTGATAGATGATATTTATTCGTCATATTTCAAGAATGAAGTCTTTCTAGTTTTTATTCCCTGAACtgttatctttctttttctgcACCACGAGTCATTCACCAAAAATTGGTTCACCTGAATGTGTAACAGGAGCaccttattaataaatttatgttgCAAAAAATGCGTTGACAGACCTGCCAAATTATTGGCTAATTAATACGCATTATTCGCTGGTGACCCATATGCATTAACTGGCACTAAATACTCTTGATTAGGAGAACGCCCACTGTATCTGGAATCGTTCTCAGCTGTGGTGGTGGAGGTTGTTGCTCCAAAGCCTCCAATCCAGGGTTTTAAATATTGGTCTCCGACCATGATTTGGACCGCAACAtcaagattttttaattatctgcAACTGCAATTGGAACCGTATTTGTCCACGATTTATCGTGATATCATAAACGCCTGAAACCGCAATGTGACCGATATTTAAAACCTCACTCCTCCCATACCTCATTCTGCTTCTCCTGCTCACCTCAGGCCCTTGTTAGGTGACCATAACACTTGCATGTAGAGCATATACGGTCTAGTCCTTCATTCTCTACCCTGTACTAGCATCCATGGAGCCATACTTTTCAGTTTTCCCTCAAAAGGCTTACTCAAGTCGACTTCAACACACATGCGTAATACAGATTGCAGTACATAACTTTtcatgatatattatattaatatatatttagataTAATGAAtcataattgttttatttataaaaaaaagttttttcatgCTATTTGAAGAGATAACAAAATTTCTCTCTTGAATAATTAAATCTCTTTAAAAAATTGCCACTCTTAACATGATACTATACCGAATGATATATAACTTTTAGTAATTTTAGTATTGTCTTTTAAATTAGGATTATATGTagctagaataaaaaaaaagtttattttgttaAGTTTTGTGAAATTATGTTTGTGCTTGTTTTAATATATCATGTTATAAATTGTGGATTGACAACGAATCATAATTTGTTGTAGATTTTTTATTGTCTCTTATGTTAACTTGttcaaatatcttttatttattgaattaatatatcataaatgataatttttgtccatttcaaatcttgatccgtgattttggtttctattttaaaaatttcccaattttaaaaaattcttaattttggtctaatttttaattttgtatgttttattttatttattttaatcaaatttaaccCTAGAtctaatatattcatttaaggtATCATCAACAAAtagttcaattaattaaaataaaaacaaacatatgATAAATTGACCAAAACtgcacattttaaaaatatgtggaCTAAAATCACctaaaagaacaaaagactaaaatcatgaattagaaattaaaagaagatcCAAATTACAACTTAGGCCCTAGTTTAAAATATACTTAAGTATATGAATAGCTCTTATTATTTTAGTCCCCGCAAACTTATTGGTCAAGCTCCACTAATGCACCAAATAGGGGTGTTTGTGGATTgaattttcaaaaatccaatCCTAATCCAATTGAATGGATCGGATTTAAAATCCATATCCATTTTATTGGATAAAAgtggtttggatttttttaaattagccttaaaatggttttaaaaTCGGTTTATAGTTCAAAACCTCGATCGATGTCAACCAAAACAAACCTTAGTCGACATTGACCGAAAAATAGTCTCGACTGACATTGATTGCAAAAAACGTTACCCGacacataaaaaaatagaattgtcTGATGTCGGCCGAAAAAATCATCAGTCAACATTAGCCAAGAAAACTCTAACCGacattaactaaaaaatagtttCGACCaacattggtaaaaaaaaaaactgtagcgaacatcaactgaaaaatagtCTTTGCTGATATCAGCTGAAAAACATCATCAATCGTTGTTAGTCGAAAAACTCTAGAAAACATTGGCCAAAAAATATTCCCAACCAACGCCCGCTAAAAATACCCTAGCCGATGTCTTATGACAAATAGTCTCAACGAGATCGGCTGAGAAACATTATCAATTGATGTCGGCCAAGAAAGCTATGGCTGACGTCTATCAAAAACTAATCTCAGTTGACGTCAGTCAAAAAATAACCTTGATCGATGTCGGCTAAAAAATTGCTTTTGCCCTACCTTGACCAAGGTTGTTCGGGAGgaatgttataaaatttgaaaatccaATTAAATATTCAATCCATATCCAAATAATTGGAttggatttaaatttaaaaaaaaaactaaatttgaatGTAAAACCAATCCATTAAAATGGATTTAAAGTGGTTTGGATATGAACAATTATGGatatattgattttatataatCGGATTTTTTTGACATCCCTAACACCAAAGCATCCTAACAAGGACACATGACCCCTCAAAAACTGAATCAACAATGTGTATCATCGACTTGAGAAGGTTACCATCCTCATACTCAATTTTTGCCAAATTCTCCTTAATTGGACCAACCTTTTCTTGATGAAAGGCTTCTCCTTTTTCCCTATCATCTTATCCCTAAATGATATTTTCTATTGTAGTGGCTCGTCATCGCCATCAGGTGATTTGTTGCCTGAGCTCGTTGTACctatagagaaaaataagaccTGAGGGTTGATCATGACAATTGGTTTAAACATCTTAATAAATGAAAAGACATTTAATTTGGAAGTACAAGTATGCTAAAATGCATTTGTAAACGTTTAAAAAATAGTTGGATTTTAATTGATGATTAAGCTAAAAATTTCATCATCTTTTCCTGTTGTTTTCtactatatataattatgtaatgCCTCGTCATTTAGAGTTATGTGTATATGATAAATTTCGTATTGTATAGCATTCCTCCTTGCAGAATATGTTTAGAATTGTctcatcatttaattttaattctgtcTAATATTCTCCATATTATGTTGTCAAATCGGGCAGCATTCACCTAATAATTGGATTCTTAGCATTTACCGATATAAATCCCTTCACGAGTCAACTAAGAATACGCAAACACATGGAAGAATAAGAAGTTGGATTCTTTGCATTCACATAATCAGGCAGTCATGGATTTGAACTTTTAGactattgatattttaaatctatttttcaAGTTGAATTTATTGATATGATATTTGAACCGTCTGATGTGAGCTTTTTCCGACTGCATGGAACCCGGATCCAAATTTTCTCCTTTTACTTGGAAAAAAAAGGCTAGCACAAGGAAGAATTCTTGCTCATGTGACACCAATAATCATGCCACAACTCTCATCTAAATTACATTATGTGATGAAAATCTTGACACAAAATCCTTTGAAGAGAACTATATACAAAGACAACCAAATAGATTGCAAGCTACTGCATGCAAACTTCTTCAGCTTTCTCGGGATGACAATGATTAAAATGAACAAATAAGAAATCCATTGAATCTTGTTCTAAGCTTGGATGCTGCACCCCTTTATCTCAGAGAGACCAAAATCAGCCAATATGCCTGCAATCAAGTGCCAGTATTTAATTCCATACAGTTCTTGAGTGCACACAAAAGATTGTGTCTGCATGTGTATAGCTAGAGAAGATGAACTACTGATGAACATACCTATTGAGCTCTAAAAACTGCTTCAGTTGTTGATTTATGCGTTATGTTAGGAACATTAGTTTGGTCTGGAAAAGGAGTGACCAAACTTTAGATATGAATTATACTTTCAGGATGCATAAGCATAAATATAGATTGTAAATATAATTGTAACACCAAGACTGTTGCATATTATGCTTACTGGAGGGTGTTCTTTGTACAAAAAAGCATGCCCCAATAATAATGTAGCAGAGTACGAGAACAAGGCCTTTCATGTAATGAGATGTTCCATCCTAAAACAGACACACAGAAGAAGAATTATACATCACTGAAAGATTGGATCAAGATATATACCAAATCATAACTGTGGTGTTAACTAAAACAAACTGAACTGAAAATTATGGTATATAAGTATACCTGTAATGTGAAGGCTGTGATTGTTATTGCCACAGCAAGAGAACCTGTCTCTAGGATGTTAAAGTTGAGGTCCATTTTGATTCCCAGAATCCAAGCAACAATCACACATAGGGGAACCTATATTGTTATCAAATTTGCTTGATGAACATTTATTAATCCAATAAAGCATGGAAGCTCCATTTTCTTAAGGTCAATGCTTACCACAAACATGCTAATTTGAGTTGCCGAACCCAAGGAAACACCCAATGAGATGTCCTGCAGTAAAAAACATAACACCTCAGAAAAAACACAAGAACGCATGCAAGTGATTTTAATCATAGTTTCAAGCAACTTATGATACATAAAAGAGAACTAGAaaagtatcagaatttcataaAACTGTTAAAGTTGGTACCAGTTTGTTCTTGAAAGCAAATATGATTGCTCCTGCATGTTCAGCTGCATTGCCAACTATTGGTAGTAAGATTATGCTTAGGAAGCTAACAGACAATCCCCATGAATCAGATGCATCCTGTTCAGATTCACGTTTTTCTCATCACTATCagcattattattataatatagtttGAATCTAAATAAAATGCACTAACAgggtaaatatattttatattattagttaatcTAAGATTATCATGTATAATAGAtttgttgattttataataagtaCTTTTGAATGAACATACCTAAGATGATTTTTGATTAATTAacagtattaaaatatatacactGACCATGTATAACTATTAAACTCAAACTTCATTATCAAAATAGAGCTTTACAGTTGTTTGTTTGACAAAAACATTGTTCCATAAGTTGCCCAATAGAGGGAAACAACAATTTCATTTCTCAATATAAAGAAAGTCCATTACCTCAATTGTGTGCACCACATATTCAGACAGCAGGGCAATGATCACTGTCATCCCAACCAGCCAAGCAAATGCACTCCAGAATCCTATCACTGCTTCTTCTGAATCATTGCCACCCTCTTCATCAGCTTCCTGCAAATTCCAAGACGGTAATTACTAATTACTAATCACAtatgtacacaaatcaaaatcacaataaGTTTCATCATCCcaaaatcaaagaaaacataCATCTTGGGCTTCAAATAGCTGCCGGTGAGTCCACAATTGGAAGACAAGGTAAGCACAATAAGCAGTCACCATAACAATGCTAGCAACTCTTGACAACTGCAGAGAAGACTCTACAGTGTCAGCTGCTGAGGCACCAACGTAATGGAACAGCACTGGCAGCAAGTGGCTTAGCAATGCCACAAACAGCATAAGCAAGTTTATATCTGCCTGTCTCTGCAAGAAAATTGCAAAACATTCAACCCCTTAACACTAGTCAT of Glycine soja cultivar W05 chromosome 1, ASM419377v2, whole genome shotgun sequence contains these proteins:
- the LOC114416293 gene encoding vacuolar cation/proton exchanger 3-like isoform X1, giving the protein MGSGNQEVSMLVENGGGGNNNVKGLLSKEMRHGRTAHNMSSSSLRKKSDLTLLSKVHSDTLKNLLVNLQEVILGTKLSIIFPAIPLAIVAQSYGFGRPWIFALSLLGLTPLAERVSFLTEQLAYYTGPTVGGLLNATCGNATELIIAIFALSNNKIAVVKYSLLGSIISNLLLVLGTSLFCCGIANIRKEQKYDRRQADINLLMLFVALLSHLLPVLFHYVGASAADTVESSLQLSRVASIVMVTAYCAYLVFQLWTHRQLFEAQDEADEEGGNDSEEAVIGFWSAFAWLVGMTVIIALLSEYVVHTIEDASDSWGLSVSFLSIILLPIVGNAAEHAGAIIFAFKNKLDISLGVSLGSATQISMFVVPLCVIVAWILGIKMDLNFNILETGSLAVAITITAFTLQDGTSHYMKGLVLVLCYIIIGACFFVQRTPSNQTNVPNITHKSTTEAVFRAQ
- the LOC114416293 gene encoding vacuolar cation/proton exchanger 3-like isoform X2, with amino-acid sequence MGSGNQEVSMLVENGGGGNNNVKGLLSKEMRHGRTAHNMSSSSLRKKSDLTLLSKVHSDTLKNLLVNLQEVILGTKLSIIFPAIPLAIVAQSYGFGRPWIFALSLLGLTPLAERVSFLTEQLAYYTGPTVGGLLNATCGNATELIIAIFALSNNKIAVRQADINLLMLFVALLSHLLPVLFHYVGASAADTVESSLQLSRVASIVMVTAYCAYLVFQLWTHRQLFEAQDEADEEGGNDSEEAVIGFWSAFAWLVGMTVIIALLSEYVVHTIEDASDSWGLSVSFLSIILLPIVGNAAEHAGAIIFAFKNKLDISLGVSLGSATQISMFVVPLCVIVAWILGIKMDLNFNILETGSLAVAITITAFTLQDGTSHYMKGLVLVLCYIIIGACFFVQRTPSNQTNVPNITHKSTTEAVFRAQ